Proteins from a genomic interval of Heteronotia binoei isolate CCM8104 ecotype False Entrance Well chromosome 5, APGP_CSIRO_Hbin_v1, whole genome shotgun sequence:
- the LOC132571989 gene encoding zinc finger protein 383-like — protein MELHRTQPVKENRLPFLAASRLWEFPEQYHPSRQQPIDPPFVGKEALFSQLQSQEEAGPQSFRAGTIPLGETPRETLSQLSKATQQWLRPQEHSKEQIVDLVILEQFLFVLPMDMQAWLRAKEPRSSKEAAQLAEAYLQEQEPAKSAQLPISFEDVTVTFSEKEWALLEAREKALYWETMQDNYDNVASLGFLKPETDLRPPEESKKGETLKFQLSEKRMQTKINFSEPLHLKLEMASKLKRKPRSLVFDLQSCEEMEILSDICSESSLVKENPKNNSKHKIQEPVEKKSIFAGLSKGSPRKPKARDSQQTTLTFEENFLPQQEKMLFDTGESFKGPPQVVAAQNNDPQETHHICTECGKSCGSFAALTKHHRAHKVEKCYKCPVCEKRFSRSSNLITHQRIHTGLKPFQCADCEKSFNNKSTLVKHQRTHTGEKPYVCLDCGKGFTQSSNLIKHQRIHTGVKPYRCPDCDRSFTQSSHFIDHQRIHTGERPYKCPDCGKGFSLCSSLIIHHRIHTGEKPFECPICEKSFSSRSTLINHRRIHTRNKPYECVD, from the exons ATGGAGCTACACAGAACCCAGCCTGTGAAGGAGAATCGTCTTCCCTTTCTAGCAGCTTCTCGCCTCTGGGAATTCCCTGAGCAATATCACCCCTCAAGGCAACAACCGATTGACCCTCCTTTTGTGGGAAAGGAGGCCCTTTTCAGCCAACTCCAGTCTCAGGAGGAAGCCGGGCCACAGAGTTTCCGTGCAGGAACTATCCCATTAGGAGAAACTCCCCGGGAGACACTCTCCCAGCTGAGCAAGGCAACTCAGCAGTGGCTGCGTCCCCAAGAGCACAGCAAGGAGCAGATTGTGGACCTGGtcatcctggagcagttcctgttTGTGCTACCAATGGACATGCAGGCTTGGCTGAGAGCCAAAGAACCGAGGAGCAGCAAGGAGGCAGCTCAGCTGGCTGAGGCCTACCTGCAGGAGCAAGAACCTGCCAAGTCTGCTCAG CTGCCAATTTCCTTTGAAGATGTGACTGTGACTTTCAGTGAGAAAGAGTGGGCACTTCTAGAAGCCAGAGAAAAGGCTCTTTACTGGGAAACCATGCAGGACAATTATGacaatgtggcctctctgg GGTTTTTGAAACCAGAGACTGATTTGAGGCCACCAGAAGAAAGTAAAAAGGGAGAGACTCTCAAGTTTCAGCTCTCAGAAAAAAGGATGCAAACAAAAATCAACTTTTCAG AACCCCTGCATCTTAAACTTGAGATGGCATCAAAACTGAAAAGGAAACCAAGATCACTCGTCTTTGATCTCCAGAGCTGTGAAGAAATGGAAATCCTAAGTGACATCTGTTCAG AGAGTAGTCTAGTTAAAGAGAATCCAAAGAATAACTCCAAGCACAAAATCCAAGagccagtggagaaaaaaagCATATTCGCTGGCCTGTCAAAAGGGAGCCCCAGGAAACCAAAAGCCAGGGACAGTCaacagacaacactgacttttgaGGAGAACTTCCTACCTCAGCAAGAGAAGATGCTTTTTGACACAGGGGAATCTTTCAAGGGACCACCCCAGGTTGTGGCTGCTCAGAATAATGACCCCCAAGAGACCCATCACATCTGCACCGAATGTGGGAAAAGCTGTGGCTCATTTGCTGCTCTGACAAAGCATCACAGGGCCCACAAGGTGGAAAAATGCTACAAGTGTCCAGTCTGTGAAAAGAGGTTCAGTCGGAGCTCTAATCTCATCACTCATCAGAGGATTCACACGGGCCTGAAGCCATTCCAGTGCGCTGATTGTGAGAAAAGTTTCAATAACAAGTCAACCCTTGTTAaacaccagagaacccacactggggagaaaccctatGTGTGCCTTGATTGTGGCAAAGGCTTCACGCAGAGCTCCAACCTGATTAAGCATCAGAGGATTCACACCGGGGTGAAGCCCTACAGGTGTCCTGACTGTGACAGAAGCTTCACTCAGAGTTCACATTTCATTgaccatcagagaatccacacaggcgaGAGACCTTACAAGTGCCCTGACTGTGGGAAGGGTTTCAGCCTGTGCTCCAGTCTCATCATACATCACAGAATCCATACTGGAGAGAAACCATTCGAATGTCCTATCTGCGAAAAAAGTTTCAGCAGCAGATCAACTCTTATTAACCACAGACGTATCCACACTAGAAACAAACCTTATGAGTGTGTTGACTGA